A window of Gemmatimonas aurantiaca genomic DNA:
CTCGACACACGGCAGTACCGCGACGATCAGGCGTGTGGCGATGCGATCAAACCCATCTGCGCCGAAACGCTCGATCCGAAACGCACCATGCTCGGTGACGCGCAGGAACAGTGGTTGTACAACGGACTCGGCGCGTCGAAGTCACACTGGCAGGTGCTGGCCAACTCGGTCATGATGGGGCCGTACGATGCCGCACCGGGACCCGAAGTGCGCGTCTCGATGGATCAGTGGGGCGGATACCCCGTGGCCCGCGACCGACTGCTGGGTGAGATCGGCAAACGCGCGCCCAATCGCACCGTCGTCATCACCGGGGACATCCACACCAACTGGGTGCACGAACTGCACAACGGCTTCTCCCGCCCCGATCGCCCCGTGATCGCCACGGAATTCGTCGGTACCAGCATCGCATCCGATGGCGATGGACGTGACATCGACGCCGCGCGCCTGTCGGCCATGCAGGCTGAGAACCCGCAGCTCAAATGGTTCTCCGCGCGCCGTGGATACGCACGCTGCCGCATCGATGAACAGGCCTGGAATGTGGACTACCGCACGGTGCCGTTCGTGACGAAGCCCGACGCGCCCGTCAGCACGGCGTCGTCGTGGCGGGTGCAGCACGGAAAGCCGGGGGTGGAGAGGACGGGCTAAAGGCGAACTACGAACTAGGAACTACGGGAGCTGGAACTACGGGGGCTGGAACTACGGGACCCACGGGACATGAGACCCACAACCCAGCTGTTCACCCCCAAACCGTAAACTCCAAACCCTGAACGCCTATGTGTTCCCCGCAAGCCCCACCGAATGAAACTCGCGCGTCGGCATCCGCGCGCCGCCGCGCAAGGTCTGAATCACATCGTCCGCGCGATCGTCGTCGCAACCGATCGAACGCAGACTGTGGTACGCCATGCCGAACGCCAGTTCACGCTCTCCCATGAGCGCCTTGCTCACGCCAAGCCGCTCGAAGTGCTCCTGCTCCTGATCGGTGTGGGTGCGCACGATGATGTCGATGTCGGGATTCTTCGCCCGCACCAGCTCGATGACGTGGCGCGCGTGATACGGATCGGGGGTGGCCACCACGAGCAGCCGGGCGAATTCCGGCTTGGCATGTTCGAGGATGCCCGGTCGTGTCGCATCACCATACACGGCCGTCACGCCCAGCGTGCGCATCGCGTCCACCACCCGACGATCCTGATCGATGGCGATGAACGGAATCCCCACGCGCTGCAGTGCGTCACCGATGGTGCGCCCCACCCGCCCGTACCCGATGAGGATCACGTGATTGGCCGGTGTCGCCATCCAGAGATCGGTGGTGTAGAGCCGGGGGGCTTTCTGCCGTTCCAGTTTGTCGAGGAGTCGCGGATACCGCGCGAGCCATTCCGACAACCGGTCCATCGCCAGGAACAGCAGCGGATTGAGCACGATCGTCACGAGCGCCGCCGCGAGGATGAGACTGCGCGCTTCTTCCGTCAGCACGCCCAGTGACACCCCGATGCCGGCGAGAATGAACGAGAACTCGCCGATCTGTCCGAAGCTCGCCCCCAGTCGCAACGACGCACCCAGGGGATGCCGCAGCAGCACCATCACCACGGCCGCCACCAGGGTGTTGCCCAGAATGATCACACCCGACGTGAGCGCCACCCGGCCGGGTTCGTGCAGCAGCACCGCCGGATCGATGAGCATGCCCGCGGCCACGAAGAAGATCACCGCGAATGCATCCTGCATCGGCAACGCATCCGCACCCGCCCGATAACTCAGATCCGATTCACTGATCACCACCCCGGCCACGAACGCGCCCAGCGCGAACGACACTCCGAACAGCGACGCGGCGCCGACGGCCACACCGAGCGCGACGGCGAGAATCGCCAGCGTGAACAACTCCCGCGATCCCATGCGTGCCACATGCGTGAGCAGCCACGGCACCGTGCGTCGTCCCACGAATGCCATGAGCGCAATGAATGCCGCCACTTTGAGCACGGTGACCGCGACGACCTTGAGCAGTCCCAGCCCCACGGCTCCGGCAGCCGTACCGCCCGCCCCTCCCGGGGCGCTGTGCAGCACGTCCCGCACACCCGGGGCACCGAGCGTTTCGAGCACCGCCGGCAGCATCACCAGGGCCACGACCACCACCAGATCCTCGGCGATCAGCCACCCCACGGCAATACGGCCGTCGAGCGAATCGAGCAGACCACGATCCTCGAGCACCCGCAACACCACCACCGTGGACGCCACCGACAGCGACATGCCGAAGACCACGGCGGCCGGCGCATCCCATCCCCAGCTGAACGCCAGCGTGGCACCCAACCCCATCGCGATCGTCATCTGTATCACCGCGCCGGGCAACGCAATCCGCCGCACGCGTATCAGATCGCCGGGCGAAAAATGCAATCCCACACCGAACATCAGGAGAATCACCCCGATCTCCGCGAGCTGACTCGCCAGCGAGATATCGGAGACGTACCCCGGGGAGTGCGGGCCCAATGCGATACCGGCGAGCAGATAGCCCACCAGTGGCGGCATCTTCAGCTTGGCGGCGACGAGACCAAAAAGAAATGCCACGCCGAACGCCGCGGCCAGCGTGACGAGAAGACCAGTCTGCACATGCATGGACGGAAAGCTAGCGACGCGGGGAAAACTTCCCGTGATCGGCGGAACCCGGCGGCACCCTCACGTCAGCCAGCCATCATCGCGAGCAGCGCAAACGTGGCCAGCCAGTGCTCGCCGGCGTAGTCCCCCGCCACCCACGGCAGACTCGCCTGCAGATGACGATCCGCTGCCTCCAATGCCCGCCCACGTCGCTGATCGCCCGGCGCCATCGTGGTCGCCAGGGCCTGCCAGCACCACGCACGACTCAGATTGAGTCCATCGAGATGCGCGATTTTGCCGTCGGAGCGATCACTCACTTCCGCCGGTGTGAACAACGTACCCGGCTGCCCCTGCGCGAGCCTCGGCAGGAATTCGGCGAACCAGTCGTGAAAGGCATCCGGTGACAACACCCAGCGCATGCACTCGGCTTCCATCAACGCCGACGACAGGAAATCGTCGCCACCCGGCTCCCACGCCTGACAATCGTGGTCGCTCAGATACCACCGACGGGCCGTCCCGCGCGCCAGCGCGCCGAGTTCCGCGACCGTCGCTTCACCCGTGTCACCATCGGTGTATTCGAACAGCAGGCGCAGGGCGAACGCGGTGTTGTAGTGCGTGCCCACCCGCACCGGATAGGTGGCCCGGGGCAGGAACGCCAGGAAACGCTGCACAAAACACTCGGCGAGCGGCGCCAGCACCGCCGCCCAGCGACGTCCCGCGTCGTCGTCATGCCGACGCAACTCCGCCGCCAGCATCAACAGCCACGCCCACCCATACGGACGTTCGAAACCGCCGCGGGCCGAATGCGCGGCGTACGCCACTTCGGTGGCCATGCGCGATTCGGTGAACTGCGCGTCGAACTGTGCCGAGATGCGCGCGCTGATCTCGAGATCGGGATGGAGCCGGCGTATCGTGGCCAGCAGCCAGTACCCATGCACGCACGAATGCCAGTCGAAGCTGCCGAAGAACACCGGATGCAGTATCGAAGGCGACTGCACGTCTTCGGCGCCCAGCAGAACGTGATCGAGCTTGTTCGGATACTCGCGGGTCACATGCGCGAGCGCGAGGCGCGCAAAATGCGTCGCCATGTCCCGGTCGGGCCGTGCAGGCCCCCGTTCAGTATCGGAAAAGCCGGAGTCGATGTTCATGAGAAGAGGTGCGGCATGCGCGGACATGCTCGGCATGCACAGGCATACACAGTCAGCGGGGATAGGCGAAGTACGTCAGCAGAGCGATGTTGACCGCCAGCAGCATGAGCGCCGTGGGTACCTGCGCCTTGATGACTCCGTATCGATCACGCAACTCCAGCAGCGCGGCCGGCACGATGTTGAAGTTTGCGGCCATCGGGGTCATCAGCGTACCGCAGAACCCCGAGAGCATGCCGATCGCGGTGACGATCACCACGTCGCCGTGATACTGCTGCACCACCAGCGGCAGTCCGATGCCGGCGGTCATCACCGGGAATGCCGCAAACGCATTGCCCATGATGATGGTGAACAGCGCCATGCCCACGGCGTAGGCCGCAACCGCCGCCGTGGGAGTGCCCAGTGGCAGATAGGTGGTGGCCAACGTCGCAATGATTTTCCCCACGCCGGCCGATGCAAACAGCACGCCCAGTGCGGCGAGTGACTGTGGCAACACGGCCGCCCATCCCACCGAGTCCATCAGACGGCGGGCTTCCACAATGGGTGCGTGAATGGGCGGCCGCAGCATCACCAGCGCGGTCAGCAGCGCGAGCACCGTGGCCACACCGAGTGCGATCTGCGTGACCTGTTTTGGGTCCACCAGTGGTGTCCCGCCAATGCTCACCCGTCCAAGCAACAGACTGCCGAGGAACGTCGCCACCGGCACGACCAGCACCGGCACGAACAGGCGATTTCCCCACCGCTCCGCCGAGAAGATCCGATGTTCGGCCGTCGCCGACTCCCGTGTGCTTGATGACAACCCGAACGACGCGGTGGCCACCATGAGCAGCACCAGCACCCCGTTGGTGAAATCGCCCAACCGTGTGCCGAGCAGGAAGATCACCGCATACACACCCCAGAAGATCGTGTTGCGCCAGCGTGTATGACTCCGGCTGTCCAGCGCGTTCACGATGGCCACACCACCCACCATCAGTCCCATCAGCCAGTAGATCGCCTCGAGACGGATCATGTCGTGGCGCTCCCCTGACGGAACGTTTCGGACGTCTCGAGCGCGTCCTCCATGTCGGCCGCGGCCGTTGCCGATTCCCGCCGGAGCCTGCGATCCAGCAACAACAGGCGGGTGCCGTGAATGACGAACGCCGCGATGGCCGTGGGGATCGCCCAGCGGGCGAGATGCAGCGGTTCGACGAGGATGCCGTTCTGCTCGAG
This region includes:
- a CDS encoding cation:proton antiporter, producing MHVQTGLLVTLAAAFGVAFLFGLVAAKLKMPPLVGYLLAGIALGPHSPGYVSDISLASQLAEIGVILLMFGVGLHFSPGDLIRVRRIALPGAVIQMTIAMGLGATLAFSWGWDAPAAVVFGMSLSVASTVVVLRVLEDRGLLDSLDGRIAVGWLIAEDLVVVVALVMLPAVLETLGAPGVRDVLHSAPGGAGGTAAGAVGLGLLKVVAVTVLKVAAFIALMAFVGRRTVPWLLTHVARMGSRELFTLAILAVALGVAVGAASLFGVSFALGAFVAGVVISESDLSYRAGADALPMQDAFAVIFFVAAGMLIDPAVLLHEPGRVALTSGVIILGNTLVAAVVMVLLRHPLGASLRLGASFGQIGEFSFILAGIGVSLGVLTEEARSLILAAALVTIVLNPLLFLAMDRLSEWLARYPRLLDKLERQKAPRLYTTDLWMATPANHVILIGYGRVGRTIGDALQRVGIPFIAIDQDRRVVDAMRTLGVTAVYGDATRPGILEHAKPEFARLLVVATPDPYHARHVIELVRAKNPDIDIIVRTHTDQEQEHFERLGVSKALMGERELAFGMAYHSLRSIGCDDDRADDVIQTLRGGARMPTREFHSVGLAGNT
- a CDS encoding DUF2891 domain-containing protein, giving the protein MATHFARLALAHVTREYPNKLDHVLLGAEDVQSPSILHPVFFGSFDWHSCVHGYWLLATIRRLHPDLEISARISAQFDAQFTESRMATEVAYAAHSARGGFERPYGWAWLLMLAAELRRHDDDAGRRWAAVLAPLAECFVQRFLAFLPRATYPVRVGTHYNTAFALRLLFEYTDGDTGEATVAELGALARGTARRWYLSDHDCQAWEPGGDDFLSSALMEAECMRWVLSPDAFHDWFAEFLPRLAQGQPGTLFTPAEVSDRSDGKIAHLDGLNLSRAWCWQALATTMAPGDQRRGRALEAADRHLQASLPWVAGDYAGEHWLATFALLAMMAG
- a CDS encoding DUF979 domain-containing protein, giving the protein MIRLEAIYWLMGLMVGGVAIVNALDSRSHTRWRNTIFWGVYAVIFLLGTRLGDFTNGVLVLLMVATASFGLSSSTRESATAEHRIFSAERWGNRLFVPVLVVPVATFLGSLLLGRVSIGGTPLVDPKQVTQIALGVATVLALLTALVMLRPPIHAPIVEARRLMDSVGWAAVLPQSLAALGVLFASAGVGKIIATLATTYLPLGTPTAAVAAYAVGMALFTIIMGNAFAAFPVMTAGIGLPLVVQQYHGDVVIVTAIGMLSGFCGTLMTPMAANFNIVPAALLELRDRYGVIKAQVPTALMLLAVNIALLTYFAYPR